The Palaemon carinicauda isolate YSFRI2023 chromosome 43, ASM3689809v2, whole genome shotgun sequence genome window below encodes:
- the LOC137633790 gene encoding uncharacterized protein, producing the protein MVSDKEFWLNGVKLERVTIYKYLGMYIGFGKIIDQITHVKNICTSRLKPLRVLSNRGNGVGIPILRSVYLATIRSIIDYSVPVLCSFSDKDLRPLELLQNEAMRVILGCPRTARIEIMRMELNFPRVTQRIRELAVSSIIRLIRQNDRHFKIIMNRYVKGVPGFFTLNEYSRKLCKILNDYNVFDFCVPLPSSRLIKPWITEKVDISIEQLDLRKRVSNPFELKQLFLEKISRYPKDTAIHAYCDGSVTGCRAGLGVVIREFFEFGYSTEERISKRIGDHSSSTTAELFAIYECLKFGIHKEKSILCFVDSQSALLALNAKLPSDEEIVTKCNEYISVIKGSGYSVKFVWIPSHCGIYFTDVADELAKQGCNKESIDYATSVSMRKIKSHMARVREGWNIENARAIMSNGSNSMSHYDYISNNTRFTYGKSSAEYDGIVMRLKLGYKYY; encoded by the coding sequence atggtaagtgataaagaattctggctgaatggagtaaaactagaaagagtaacaatttataaatatttgggtATGTATATTGGTTTTGGTAAAATAATAGATCAAATTACCCATGTAAAGAACATATGTACATCTCGGCTTAAGCCATTACGTGTTTTGTCTAATCGTGGTAACGGTGTTGGTATTCCAATATTAAGGTCTGTATATCTTGCCACTATTAGAAGTATCATAGACTACTCGGTTCCAGTTTTATGTAGTTTTTCAGATAAAGATCTTCGCCCCTTGGAATTGTTGCAAAACGAAGCTATGAGGGTAATATTAGGTTGCCCTAGAACTGCAAGGATTGAAATAATGCGAATGGAGCTGAATTTCCCGCGTGTTACTCAAAGAATAAGAGAGTTGGCAGTCTCCTCAATTATAAGACTGATTAGACAGAATGAtaggcatttcaaaattattatgaatagATATGTGAAAGGCGTTCCAGGATTCTTCACACTGAATGAATATTCACGGaagctttgtaaaatattgaatgactataaTGTTTTTGATTTCTGTGTACCTTTGCCAAGTTCACGTCTAATAAAACCTTGGATTACTGAGAAAGTAGATATAAGTATAGAGCAACTTGATTTGAGAAAAAGGGTCAGCAATCCCTTTGAACTTAAACAGCTGTTTTTGGAAAAGATATCTCGGTACCCAAAGGATACGGCGATTCATGCTTATTGTGATGGTTCTGTAACCGGATGTCGAGCTGGTCTTGGTGTTGTAATTAGAGAATTTTTTGAATTTGGTTATAGTACAGAGGAGAGAATATCTAAGCGTATTGGCGATCATAGCTCATCTACCACTGCTGAGCTGTTTGCCATATATGAGTGTTTGAAATTTGGAATTCATAAGGAAAAATCTATATTATGTTTTGTTGACAGTCAGAGTGCTCTTTTGGCTTTAAATGCAAAATTACCTTCAGATGAGGAAATAGTTACCAAATGCAACGAGTACATTTCTGTCATAAAAGGGTCAGGATACAGTGTAAAATTCGTCTGGATACCCTCACATTGTGGTATATACTTTACCGACGTTGCTGATGAATTAGCAAAACAGGGGTGCAATAAAGAATCTATAGATTACGCCACTTCAGTTAGTATGAGGAAAATAAAGTCACACATGGCAAGAGTAAGGGAAGGTTGGAACATTGAGAATGCTAGGGCAATTATGAGTAACGGCAGTAACAGTATGTCTCATTATGATTATATTAGCAACAATACACGTTTTACTTATGGAAAGTCTTCAGCTGAATATGATGGAATTGTTATGAGACTTAAACTAGGCTATAAATACTATTAG
- the LOC137633632 gene encoding uncharacterized protein: protein MPSPLSLKQRLTPDSTEQPRYRSINTHFSVKRKHPIFPQLERISETEEQGCRLEVEREETEQFLIENEKDDDKPQILAKSIELSEEGKENLHSITMKDETLKGNQFGFLSKIDTEHTINREVQDIAYITDIFDPLKDPTKILPAVLKAELRCTEVEENFPGKFLSKYSRNGLHLLDEDLNNAVPQGMDGKRRDDPVNFRASSSASEVMSTAYGQDGSSVSGGASSIASRESTITVSGLGNIVSGGIIVVTGEADEDDHDDDNYLLKESMCDTVLPSKSKEKYEMGRTQWRVKTSVPQEGEYGHNKAKNYHALYKEKGIVFKRSNISGVLISGNYVHADEDTKTMSSRYQTEDLFSEITIIK, encoded by the coding sequence atgccctctcctctctctctaaagcaGCGTCTGACACCTGATAGCACAGAACAGCCTAGATATCGTTCTATAAATACACATTTCTCAGTTAAAAGAAAGCACCCCATCTTTCCACAGCTAGAACGAATATCAGAAACCGAGGAGCAGGGTTGTCGATTGGAAGTAGAACGAGAAGAGACTGAGCAATTTCTCATAGAAAACGAGAAAGATGATGATAAACCACAAATCTTGGCAAAAAGTATTGAGTTATCAGAAGAAGGTAAGGAAAACCTTCACTCAATTACAATGAAAGATGAGACATTGAAAGGGAATCAATTTGGGTTTCTAAGTAAAATAGATACCGAGCATACAATCAACAGAGAAGTTCAAGATATAGCTTACATCACTGATATTTTCGATCCACTTAAAGATCCCACAAAGATCTTACCTGCGGTGTTGAAGGCCGAACTGAGATGCACTGAAGTGGAAGAAAACTTTCCTGGGAAGTTTCTTTCGAAATATTCCAGAAATGGACTTCATCTACTTGATGAAGATCTTAACAATGCTGTCCCCCAAGGTATGGATGGAAAGAGACGTGATGATCCGGTGAACTTCAGAGCTAGCAGCTCTGCATCAGAAGTTATGAGTACGGCATATGGACAGGATGGTAGCTCCGTGTCAGGAGGGGCTAGTAGTATTGCATCAAGAGAAAGTACTATCACTGTGTCAGGTCTTGGTAATATTGTATCCGGAGGGATTATTGTAGTTACAGGTGAAGCAGAtgaagatgatcatgatgatgataactatttaTTAAAGGAATCTATGTGTGACACAGTCCTTCCATCAAAAAGTAAAGAGAAATATGAAATGGGAAGAACCCAATGGAGAGTTAAAACTAGTGTCCCCCAAGAAGGAGAATATGGACATAATAAGGCGAAAAATTACCATGCGTTATACAAAGAGAAAGGAATAGTCTTCAAAAGAAGTAACATCAGTGGTGTCCTTATTAGTGGAAATTATGTCCATGCGGATGAAGATACCAAAACTATGTCTTCTAGATATCAAACCGAAGATCTTTTTTCAGAGATCACCATTATCAAATAA